From the Clostridiales bacterium FE2011 genome, one window contains:
- a CDS encoding beta-lactamase family protein, with translation MNQLIQNTLSRFVDSGEIAGCSARILRNDEVLFEGSFGYADIESKTMMSDNTIFPIASMSKVITVAGIMQLYEQGLFKLWDPVSKYLPGFKNPKIAKEKPDGSYEIVDAKGEVTLRQLFTMTSGVPYGWGDTAAGRIRSKKENEWLSSGLPFPGSVEYANLVGQLPLAFEPGERWMYGFSIDILGVVLEVLTGKSLGEYLKENIFDPLGMTDTGFFVPAEKRDRIATLYHITEGMKPDDRDYPVSKPDFESGGGGLFSTVKDYSRFAQMLLHGGTLDGVRILGRKTIDLISTDHLTPEQRKGDSWETQRGYGYGLGVRVMTNPELADINGSVGEWGWDGAFGNWFCVDPKENLTCVYLTTNLPGEHYRFIPKLMASMYASLD, from the coding sequence ATGAACCAACTGATTCAGAACACGCTCAGCCGCTTCGTGGACTCCGGCGAGATTGCCGGCTGCTCCGCGCGGATCCTGCGGAATGACGAAGTCCTCTTTGAAGGAAGCTTCGGATACGCGGATATTGAAAGCAAAACAATGATGTCTGACAATACCATCTTTCCCATTGCCTCCATGTCCAAGGTCATCACCGTGGCCGGCATCATGCAGCTCTATGAACAGGGCCTGTTCAAGCTTTGGGATCCCGTAAGCAAATACCTGCCGGGATTCAAAAACCCGAAGATCGCGAAGGAAAAGCCGGACGGTTCCTATGAAATCGTGGATGCCAAAGGCGAAGTGACCCTGCGGCAGCTCTTCACCATGACCAGCGGCGTCCCCTATGGCTGGGGAGACACCGCCGCGGGCCGGATCCGCAGCAAAAAGGAAAACGAATGGCTGTCCAGCGGCCTTCCCTTCCCGGGTTCTGTGGAATATGCCAACCTCGTCGGCCAGCTTCCCCTCGCCTTTGAGCCGGGAGAAAGATGGATGTACGGCTTTTCCATTGATATCCTGGGCGTTGTCCTGGAAGTGCTGACCGGCAAATCCCTGGGTGAATACCTGAAGGAAAACATCTTTGATCCCCTGGGCATGACCGACACCGGCTTCTTTGTCCCGGCCGAAAAGCGCGACCGGATTGCCACCCTGTACCATATTACTGAGGGCATGAAGCCGGATGACCGGGATTATCCCGTCTCCAAGCCGGATTTTGAAAGCGGCGGAGGCGGCCTGTTCTCCACGGTAAAGGATTATTCCCGGTTTGCCCAGATGCTGCTCCACGGCGGCACGCTGGACGGCGTCCGGATTCTCGGCCGGAAGACAATTGACCTGATCTCCACAGATCACCTGACTCCGGAACAGCGGAAGGGCGACAGCTGGGAAACCCAGCGGGGCTACGGCTACGGCCTGGGTGTGCGCGTCATGACCAATCCCGAGCTGGCGGACATCAACGGTTCCGTCGGCGAATGGGGCTGGGACGGCGCCTTCGGCAACTGGTTCTGCGTGGATCCGAAGGAAAACCTCACCTGCGTCTACCTGACCACCAACCTTCCGGGTGAACACTATCGCTTCATCCCGAAGCTGATGGCCTCCATGTACGCTTCGCTGGACTGA
- a CDS encoding DUF5058 family protein, whose product MSVLEQLNGGGVYLICGSIVAFIAVVCVIFMVRAWRAGKALGMDVTRMKRAVTASATFSVLPSVGILLGVLALSGSLGVPWPWLRLSVIGALHYETQVADAAAEQLGVSLGSGQMTAQAFPTIALLMSICIMWGMILSTLFNKKYLHRLQQGGKKETRTGGGFGDKAMAAMFIGMVSAYIGSYVGGWISGGGLFSFSGSWTPLAVVAAAALAMAVFTYFSEKKGMAWLDNFSIAGSMLIGMLAAVLIGH is encoded by the coding sequence ATGAGCGTTCTGGAGCAGCTGAACGGCGGAGGAGTGTATCTGATCTGCGGTTCAATCGTGGCATTTATTGCCGTGGTCTGTGTGATTTTTATGGTGCGCGCCTGGCGTGCGGGTAAAGCCCTGGGCATGGACGTGACCCGGATGAAACGGGCGGTTACGGCCAGCGCAACCTTCTCCGTTCTGCCCAGCGTGGGCATCCTGCTGGGCGTCCTGGCCCTGAGCGGGAGCCTGGGCGTACCGTGGCCGTGGCTGCGGCTGTCCGTGATCGGCGCCCTGCACTATGAGACGCAGGTAGCGGATGCGGCGGCGGAACAGCTGGGCGTCTCCCTGGGATCCGGCCAGATGACGGCCCAGGCCTTCCCGACGATCGCCCTGCTGATGAGCATCTGCATCATGTGGGGAATGATTCTTTCCACTCTTTTCAACAAGAAATACCTGCACCGGCTGCAGCAGGGCGGGAAAAAGGAAACCCGCACCGGCGGCGGTTTCGGTGACAAGGCGATGGCGGCCATGTTTATCGGCATGGTGAGCGCCTATATCGGCAGCTATGTCGGCGGATGGATTTCCGGCGGCGGGCTGTTCTCCTTCTCCGGCAGCTGGACGCCGCTGGCGGTTGTGGCCGCGGCGGCACTGGCGATGGCCGTGTTTACCTACTTCTCCGAGAAGAAGGGCATGGCGTGGCTGGACAACTTCTCCATCGCGGGCAGCATGCTGATCGGTATGCTGGCGGCGGTGCTGATCGGGCACTGA
- a CDS encoding TetR/AcrR family transcriptional regulator, translating to MAKRGETRDVIIQAAAKVFFENGFEKTSVKMILEEAHVVTGSFYHFFASKEALFEAVAESFMEAYTRRVSAILDDDTLNMDQIIDCFLNELGRTADTYTRMFQGNKLHWTVRSALHDRTLEAMIPPLARAFTRLKESGAIGNTLDVDDMTLARILIKGSEAIIWSKTQPDPVYLKSEKVRNALTEYWKRIISF from the coding sequence ATGGCAAAAAGAGGCGAAACAAGGGACGTAATCATCCAGGCCGCCGCTAAGGTTTTTTTCGAAAATGGTTTTGAAAAAACTTCCGTCAAAATGATTCTGGAGGAAGCCCATGTTGTCACGGGGAGCTTCTATCATTTCTTTGCGTCAAAAGAAGCGCTTTTTGAAGCAGTGGCGGAAAGTTTCATGGAAGCATATACCAGACGGGTCAGCGCTATTCTGGATGACGATACGCTGAATATGGATCAGATCATTGACTGTTTCCTGAACGAGCTTGGCCGGACCGCTGATACCTACACCCGCATGTTTCAGGGAAACAAACTCCATTGGACCGTACGTTCCGCCCTGCATGACAGAACCCTGGAAGCAATGATCCCCCCGCTGGCCCGTGCATTTACCAGGCTGAAGGAAAGCGGAGCAATCGGAAATACCCTGGATGTGGATGACATGACGCTCGCGAGGATTCTTATTAAAGGCTCCGAGGCCATTATCTGGAGTAAAACACAGCCGGATCCTGTATATCTCAAGTCTGAAAAAGTCCGTAACGCATTAACTGAATACTGGAAAAGAATCATCAGCTTCTGA
- a CDS encoding AAA family ATPase, with amino-acid sequence MGILICGLNGCGKSTLGRLLAERLGYRFIDNEDLYFPKDDPSYLYSAPRSTEEVIRHLEDLIEKDRRFVFAAVKGDYGDKLPAFLDHIVLIEVPREILSLRVRDRSYRKFGNRVLPGGDLYEKEQRWYALTDSRPDDYVTQWLDTVSCPVTRIDGTLPVEENLSRLLSILT; translated from the coding sequence ATGGGAATCCTGATCTGCGGCCTCAACGGCTGCGGCAAAAGCACCCTGGGCAGGCTGCTGGCGGAGCGCCTGGGATACCGTTTCATTGACAACGAGGACTTATACTTTCCAAAGGATGATCCATCCTATCTCTATTCAGCACCCAGGAGCACGGAGGAAGTCATCCGGCACCTGGAGGATCTGATCGAAAAGGACCGCCGGTTTGTGTTTGCCGCGGTCAAAGGAGATTACGGAGACAAGCTGCCCGCCTTCCTGGATCATATCGTGCTGATTGAGGTACCCAGGGAAATCCTGAGCCTCCGGGTACGGGATCGTTCATACCGGAAGTTCGGGAACCGGGTGCTTCCCGGCGGCGATCTGTATGAAAAGGAACAGCGCTGGTACGCCCTGACCGACAGCCGCCCGGATGATTATGTGACGCAGTGGCTGGATACCGTTTCCTGCCCCGTTACCCGCATAGACGGCACCCTGCCCGTTGAGGAAAACCTCAGCAGACTCCTGTCCATTTTAACCTGA
- a CDS encoding ABC transporter ATP-binding protein, with protein sequence MLESKELTKKYGAKTAVDCVSLSMEPGHIYAMLGPNGSGKTTWMKMAAGLVKPTSGTVLFNGTPVGIESRKDVAYMSTEPYFYDWMNIEDAGKYYQDFFEDFSMERFLRMLHDMGLNEKDKIRTLSSGMVAKMKIALTLARDAKVYMLDEPFNGIDLLARDEIRPAILSAAVPEKLLLLSSHLVEEMEAIADRAVFISNGHLVEVRDLEEMREVDGVSMADRYRAIFGHGEVQA encoded by the coding sequence ATGCTTGAGAGCAAGGAACTGACCAAGAAATACGGTGCCAAAACCGCCGTTGACTGTGTGTCTTTGTCCATGGAGCCCGGGCATATTTACGCAATGCTGGGGCCGAACGGCAGCGGCAAAACCACCTGGATGAAGATGGCGGCGGGCCTGGTAAAGCCCACTTCCGGCACAGTCCTTTTCAACGGAACACCCGTTGGAATCGAAAGCCGCAAAGACGTTGCCTATATGTCCACGGAACCTTATTTCTATGACTGGATGAACATTGAAGACGCCGGAAAATACTATCAGGATTTCTTTGAGGATTTCTCCATGGAGCGTTTCCTGCGTATGCTTCATGATATGGGCCTGAATGAAAAGGATAAAATCCGCACCCTCTCCAGCGGTATGGTGGCCAAGATGAAAATTGCCCTGACCCTGGCCAGGGATGCGAAGGTTTATATGCTGGACGAACCCTTCAACGGCATTGACCTGCTTGCCCGGGACGAAATCCGTCCTGCGATTCTCAGTGCAGCTGTCCCGGAAAAGCTGCTGCTCCTGTCCAGCCATCTGGTGGAGGAAATGGAAGCAATCGCGGACCGGGCGGTGTTCATCAGCAACGGCCATCTGGTTGAAGTCAGGGACCTGGAAGAAATGCGGGAAGTGGATGGCGTCTCCATGGCGGACCGCTACCGTGCGATCTTCGGTCACGGGGAGGTGCAGGCATAA
- a CDS encoding EFR1 family ferrodoxin (N-terminal region resembles flavodoxins. C-terminal ferrodoxin region binds two 4Fe-4S clusters.) codes for MKGRIYYFTGTGNSMRAARVIAQQLKDTEIISMRVNPEEVPATDCDVIGFIFPVYHWSMPAPAAAFVEKLSVNPNAYIFAVAMPSFICGIACERLAGILSARGIALDYGNKVHNVANYAIVYPPFPSAKLMVPQAERKLRKIAEDIVRRRKRDYPRAGAFIRRKRERVMTPYLELQKYADNPFTISADCISCGLCSRVCPCGNIILENGKPAFQHHCANCMACVVSCPKRAIGYNITEGDRKLLNAADSKALLVRFMGLPEKRKLYRNPYISANDLAKDRELWQKEAKQGT; via the coding sequence ATGAAAGGAAGAATTTACTACTTTACAGGAACAGGAAACAGTATGCGGGCAGCGCGGGTGATCGCACAGCAGCTGAAGGATACGGAAATCATATCCATGAGAGTCAATCCGGAAGAAGTACCGGCAACAGACTGTGACGTCATTGGCTTTATATTTCCTGTGTATCACTGGTCCATGCCTGCGCCGGCAGCCGCTTTTGTGGAAAAACTGTCCGTCAATCCGAACGCCTATATATTTGCAGTCGCTATGCCCAGTTTTATTTGTGGAATAGCCTGTGAGAGACTTGCCGGAATTCTTTCTGCCAGGGGAATAGCCCTGGACTACGGCAATAAGGTACACAATGTGGCCAACTATGCCATTGTGTATCCACCCTTCCCTTCCGCAAAACTGATGGTACCGCAGGCTGAACGGAAACTTCGGAAAATTGCAGAGGATATTGTCCGGCGAAGAAAACGGGATTATCCCCGTGCAGGCGCATTTATCCGGCGGAAAAGGGAGCGTGTCATGACTCCGTATCTGGAATTGCAGAAGTATGCGGACAACCCATTTACAATCAGCGCTGACTGTATTTCATGCGGTCTGTGCAGCAGGGTCTGCCCTTGCGGGAATATTATCCTGGAAAACGGAAAACCTGCCTTTCAGCATCACTGCGCCAACTGTATGGCATGCGTTGTCAGTTGTCCGAAACGTGCAATCGGGTATAATATAACAGAAGGTGACCGGAAGCTCCTGAACGCGGCGGATTCGAAAGCGCTGCTTGTCAGATTCATGGGGCTCCCGGAAAAGCGTAAACTGTACCGGAATCCGTATATTTCGGCCAATGATCTTGCAAAGGACAGGGAATTATGGCAAAAAGAGGCGAAACAAGGGACGTAA
- a CDS encoding peptidoglycan-binding protein: MMKKQLISLFLIFVLLLSVCTVSYAVKPATLSLNSTGDNVKSLQKSLISLGYLKGKADGVFGSKTEEAVKKFQKANDLTVDGLAGADTQGALKAVLKKKNNASTSKQVTPKTTEKFPTVLKSILPEIAAGARDPVFGGDYSTLCNGSVGNRVKTVQTILIAMGYLGGSADGIYGTNTENAVRKYQEASGLSSTDGIAGPLTLANLYLYATSPESGLSQYK; the protein is encoded by the coding sequence ATGATGAAAAAACAGCTTATCAGCCTGTTTCTGATTTTTGTGCTTCTGCTTTCTGTCTGTACCGTTTCCTACGCTGTGAAACCCGCCACCCTTTCCCTCAACTCCACAGGTGACAATGTGAAGTCCCTGCAGAAATCCCTGATTTCCCTGGGATACCTGAAAGGAAAGGCGGACGGTGTATTCGGATCCAAAACAGAGGAAGCCGTCAAAAAGTTCCAGAAAGCAAACGACCTGACCGTGGACGGCCTCGCCGGCGCGGATACGCAGGGCGCACTCAAAGCAGTGCTGAAAAAGAAGAACAATGCTTCCACCTCAAAACAGGTCACTCCGAAAACCACTGAGAAGTTTCCGACTGTGCTGAAATCGATCCTGCCGGAGATTGCAGCCGGCGCACGGGATCCGGTGTTCGGCGGAGACTACTCCACCCTGTGCAACGGTTCTGTCGGCAACCGGGTAAAGACCGTCCAGACCATCCTGATCGCCATGGGTTACCTGGGCGGCTCCGCTGACGGCATTTACGGCACCAATACAGAAAACGCCGTCCGCAAATATCAGGAGGCTTCCGGCTTGAGTTCCACGGACGGCATTGCCGGGCCCCTGACGCTGGCCAATCTGTACCTGTACGCCACCAGTCCGGAATCCGGGCTCAGCCAATATAAGTGA
- a CDS encoding sigma-70 family RNA polymerase sigma factor, with product MPGSSPEETLERLIRENEVSLKRLCYLYLHDRSLAEDAVQETFLKAYRFLQDFRGEANERTYLTRIAINTCKDMLRTGWFRHMDRRVMPEELPAREEADPYHREVAAAVMNLPRKLREVILLYYYRGLNMQEIAEVLNITQPAVTGRLKRAREKLKTELKGGGIDEE from the coding sequence ATGCCCGGCAGCAGTCCGGAAGAAACGCTGGAACGGCTGATCCGGGAAAACGAAGTTTCCCTGAAACGGCTTTGCTATCTTTACCTTCACGACAGAAGCCTGGCGGAGGACGCCGTACAGGAAACCTTCCTGAAGGCTTACCGATTCCTGCAGGATTTCCGCGGGGAAGCCAATGAAAGGACTTACCTGACCCGGATCGCGATCAATACCTGCAAGGATATGCTCCGGACAGGCTGGTTCCGCCATATGGACCGCCGGGTCATGCCAGAGGAGCTTCCGGCCCGGGAAGAGGCTGATCCGTACCACCGGGAAGTGGCAGCGGCTGTGATGAACCTGCCGCGGAAGCTGCGGGAGGTGATCCTACTGTACTACTACCGGGGACTGAACATGCAGGAGATCGCGGAGGTGCTGAATATTACACAGCCGGCAGTGACGGGCCGGCTGAAACGGGCACGGGAAAAACTGAAAACAGAGCTGAAAGGGGGCGGCATCGATGAAGAATGA
- a CDS encoding GntR family transcriptional regulator, with amino-acid sequence MDFDPMSPIWLQVVNRIKGSVVTGAIGPGEKLPGGRDLAMQFSINPNTAARVYQELEREGLCETRRGMGTYVTENRETISTLRTQMASEAADRFLRDLSALGMDRDDAVRLLNERKDTDHA; translated from the coding sequence ATGGACTTTGATCCCATGAGCCCCATCTGGCTGCAGGTTGTCAACCGGATCAAGGGTTCGGTCGTTACCGGTGCGATCGGCCCGGGGGAAAAACTGCCCGGCGGAAGAGACCTGGCCATGCAGTTTTCCATCAACCCGAATACAGCGGCAAGAGTTTATCAGGAGCTGGAGCGTGAAGGGCTCTGTGAAACCCGCCGCGGCATGGGAACCTATGTCACGGAAAACAGGGAAACCATCTCAACCCTCCGCACGCAGATGGCCTCGGAAGCGGCGGATCGCTTTCTCCGGGACCTGAGTGCGCTGGGAATGGATCGTGATGACGCGGTCCGGCTTCTGAATGAAAGGAAGGATACAGATCATGCTTGA